A part of Aegilops tauschii subsp. strangulata cultivar AL8/78 chromosome 2, Aet v6.0, whole genome shotgun sequence genomic DNA contains:
- the LOC109732108 gene encoding E3 ubiquitin-protein ligase RMA1H1 → MEGGGMDQVCMAAMTNQPPVSDNKLMKNISGEIPSAATAGSGSFDCNICLDFAADPVVTLCGHLYCWPCIYEWLRPLVVSASGANSTSARQQCPVCKAALSADSLVPLYGRGGSSKKSLDGTAIPRRPTVHRENVAHQHAQSSIDDNRHHHNVEPSPPLRPLRHAHHHHPGATEFDFVYPPSPMGRGLIHSTAGGVLGGMAEAVLPWAFRGQVPPSMYYTSPYAVADHTVGPRLRRQQMEVERSLHQIWFFLFVFVVLCLLLF, encoded by the coding sequence ATGGAAGGTGGGGGAATGGACCAGGTTTGCATGGCTGCCATGACCAACCAACCTCCAGTGTCCGATAACAAGCTGATGAAGAACATCAGTGGGGAGATACCTTCAGCCGCGACTGCTGGAAGCGGCTCCTTTGACTGCAACATCTGCCTCGACTTTGCTGCAGACCCAGTTGTTACCCTCTGTGGCCACCTCTACTGCTGGCCTTGCATCTACGAGTGGCTGCGGCCATTGGTGGTGTCAGCTTCCGGTGCCAACAGCACTTCAGCAAGGCAGCAATGCCCTGTGTGCAAGGCCGCACTATCTGCTGACAGCCTCGTGCCGCTCTATGGCCGTGGTGGTAGCTCGAAGAAATCACTGGATGGTACAGCCATTCCTCGACGGCCAACGGTGCACCGGGAGAATGTTGCACACCAGCACGCGCAAAGCAGCATCGATGATAACCGGCACCACCACAACGTGGAGCCCAGCCCTCCACTCCGGCCACTACGGCATGCGCACCACCACCATCCTGGTGCCACTGAGTTCGACTTCGTCTACCCTCCTTCGCCAATGGGGCGTGGCCTGATCCACTCGACGGCTGGAGGGGTGCTTGGAGGGATGGCGGAGGCGGTGCTTCCGTGGGCGTTCCGCGGCCAGGTGCCACCGAGCATGTACTACACAAGCCCCTACGCCGTCGCGGACCACACGGTGGGTCCACGGCTGAGGAGGCAGCAGATGGAGGTGGAGAGGTCCCTGCACCAGATCTGGTTCTTCCTCTTCGTGTTTGTGGTCTTGTGTCTGCTCTTGTTCTGA
- the LOC109732107 gene encoding syntaxin-81, with protein sequence MSRVRDRTEDFKESVRVAALSHGYTESQLAALMSSFIIRKPSPKSPFTNAAIKTLESIRELEKFIVKHRRDYVDMHRTTEQERDNIEHEVGIFVKACKEQIDILKNRILEDERNRRANTWLGTRDETSRLDLIAHQHGVVLILSERLHSVTAQFDRLRSLRFQEAINRVMPRKKIKKKPDIKPTEPSKSNLVLKSDVSKVEDREVSTVPLRVQEQLLDDETRALQMELTNLLDTVQETETKMIEMSALNHLMSTHVLQQAQQIQYLYDQAVEATNNVERGNKELSQAIQRNSSSRTFLLLFFFVLTFSVLFLDWYKN encoded by the exons ATGTCGAGGGTTCGGGACAGGACGGAGGACTTCAAGGAGTCCGTTCGCGTCGCCGCGCTCTCCCATGGCTACACGGAG TCGCAATTGGCCGCGCTCATGTCGTCTTTCATCATCCGGAAGCCGTCGCCCAAATCGCCGTTTACAAATGCAGCAATCAAGACG CTTGAGAGCATCAGGGAGCTCGAGAAGTTTATAGTGAAGCACAGGAGGGACTATGTGGACATGCATCGCACCACGGAGCAAGAGAGGGACAACATTGAGCATGAA GTTGGTATTTTTGTAAAAGCATGCAAGGAACAGATAGATATCCTAAAGAACAGGATCCTTGAAGATGAGAGGAATAGAAGAGCGAACACATGGCTTGGCACAAGAGATGAGACTTCCCGGTTGGACCTGATAGCTCACCAGCATGGTGTG GTTTTGATTTTAAGCGAGCGTCTCCACTCAGTAACTGCACAATTTGATCGCCTTAGGTCCCTGCGCTTTCAAGAAGCTATTAATAGGGTGATGCCAAGAAagaagatcaagaagaagccagaTATAAAACCTACTGAACCATCCAAGTCAAACCTTGTATTGAAATCTGATGTCTCGAAGGTTGAAGACCGGGAGGTATCAACTGTGCCCTTAAGAGTTCAAGAACAACTCTTGGACGATGAAACACGAGCTCTCCAG ATGGAGTTGACCAATCTTCTTGATACTGTCCAAGAAACGGAGACAAAGATGATAGAGATGTCAGCACTTAATCATCTTATGTCAACACATGTTCTACAGCAAGCTCAGCAGATTCAATATTTGTACGACCAG GCGGTGGAAGCAACAAACAACGTGGAGCGTGGGAACAAGGAGCTATCCCAGGCGATCCAGCGGAACAGCAGCAGTAGAACCTTTCTCCTGCTTTTCTTCTTTGTTCTTACTTTCTCTGTTCTGTTTCTTGACTGGTACAAAAACTGA
- the LOC109732106 gene encoding uncharacterized protein: MAKDENGSAPDGAGKEEGEIAAARSRSRSRSKSLEAAEEEEGRSKGRRHRGHHGKSKRRDEGEESESSDEDSGERRKRRRKEKERRRRRRRSRSESSGSESEPESESSYSGSSAESESESESEEERRRRRRRRRKEKEEEERRRRKEKEKRKRKEREREKDKKKKKRKDEKKDLGKKAAVTNSWGKYGIIREVDMWNKRPEFTAWLLEVKQVNLEALANWEEKQMFKEFMEDHNTATFPSKKYYDLDAYHQRMMEKEKRNGLKNAGSVAVRTVFNDEEVRRLELLQERERRKEEEVTALKRSMQTGMAQAMKQQSLLREEMMLQYKLGNFEAAAAIQKRLDPDAPPQ; encoded by the exons ATGGCCAAGGACGAGAACGGCTCGGCCCCGGATGGTGCCGGCAAGGAGGAGGGGGAGATAGCGGCGGCgcgcagccgcagccgcagccgcagcaAATCCCTAGaagccgcggaggaggaggaggggcgtTCGAAGGGGAGGCGACACCGGGGCCACCACGGCAAGTCAAAGAGGCGTGACGAGGGGGAGGAGAGCGAGAGCTCCGACGAGGACTCGGGGGAGCGGCGTAAGCGgcggaggaaggagaaggagcggcggcggcggcggaggaggagccgcAGCGAGAGCtcggggtcggagtcggagccAGAGTCTGAGTCGTCCTACTCGGGTTCCAGCGCGGAGTCGGAAAGCGAGTCGGAGTCGGAGGAGGAGAGgcgaaggaggcggcggcggaggaggaaggagaaggaagaggaggagaggaggaggaggaaggagaaggagaagaggaagaggaaggagagggagagggaaaaggataaaaagaagaagaagcggaAGGATGAGAAGAAGGATTTGGGGAAGAAGGCCGCAGTGACCAACTCGTGGGGCAAGTATGGCATCATCCGTGAGGTCGATATGTG GAACAAGCGACCAGAGTTCACCGCATGGTTATTAGAAGTCAAGCAG GTTAATTTGGAGGCACTGGCTAATTGGGAAGAAAAACAAATGTTCAAGGA ATTCATGGAAGACCACAACACAGCTACGTTCCCATCAAAAAA ATATTATGACTTAGATGCTTACCATCAACGGATGATGGAGAAAGAGAAAAGGAATGGTTTAAAGAATGCGGGTTCGGTAGCAGTCCGTACAGTATTTAATGATGAGGAAGTGCGACG GTTAGAACTGTTGCAAGAACGTGAACGCCGAAAGGAGGAAGAAGTGACAGCTCTAAAACGCTCCATGCAAACTGGAATG GCTCAAGCGATGAAGCAGCAGTCCCTTCTACGTGAGGAAATGATGTTACAGTACAAGTTGGGCAATTTCGAG GCCGCAGCTGCAATCCAGAAAAGGTTGGATCCTGATGCTCCCCCTCAATAG
- the LOC109732109 gene encoding uncharacterized protein, producing MGGFQRQVKERTMEVKVAVLKGVRVVGDFGKKTWNKVKAIKR from the coding sequence ATGGGAGGGTTCCAGCGGCAGGTGAAGGAGCGGACCATGGAGGTGAAGGTGGCGGTGCTCAAGGGCGTCAGGGTCGTCGGCGACTTCGGCAAGAAGACGTGGAACAAGGTCAAGGCCATCAAGCGCTGA
- the LOC109732110 gene encoding sphingolipid delta(4)-desaturase DES1-like: MGATRADADEKEEGVMATDFFWSYTDEPHASRRREILAKYPQIKELFGSDPLAFIKIAAVVSLQLWTATLLRDAGWSKILPVAYFFGSFLNHNLFLAIHELSHNLAFATPSLNRWLGIFANLPIGVPMSVTFQKYHLEHHRFQGVDGIDMDIPSQTEAHVVKNTVSKSIWVVLQLFFYALRPLFLKPKPPGLWEFTNLTIQVALDAAMVYLYGWKSLAYLILSTFLGGGMHPMAGHFISEHYVFSPEQETYSYYGPLNLMTWHVGYHNEHHDFPRIPGAKLHKVKEIAPEYYDSLKSYRSWSQVIYMYVMDQTVGPFSRMKRKAPKKDL; this comes from the exons ATGGGGGCGACACGCGCGGACGCCGACGAGAAGGAGGAAGGCGTGATGGCGACGGACTTCTTTTGGTCGTACACGGACGAACCGCACGCGTCCCGCCGCCGGGAGATCCTGGCCAAGTACCCGCAGATCAAGGAGCTCTTCGGCTCGGATCCTCTCGCCTTCATCAAG ATAGCCGCAGTTGTTTCGCTTCAGCTATGGACCGCCACGCTCCTGCGAGATGCAGGCTGGTCGAAGATACTGCCGGTCGCTTACTTCTTCGGTTCCTTTCTGAATCACAATCTCTTCCTTGCGATCCACGAGCTCAGCCACAACCTCGCCTTCGCCACCCCATCCCTGAACCGCTGGCTAGGCATCTTCGCAAACCTGCCCATCGGCGTCCCAATGTCGGTGACATTCCAGAAATACCACCTGGAGCACCACCGGTTCCAAGGCGTGGACGGGATCGACATGGACATCCCCAGCCAGACAGAGGCGCACGTCGTAAAGAACACCGTCAGCAAATCCATCTGGGTCGTGCTCCAGCTCTTCTTCTACGCGCTCAGGCCGCTCTTCCTGAAGCCGAAGCCCCCGGGCCTGTGGGAGTTCACCAACCTGACGATCCAGGTCGCGCTCGACGCGGCAATGGTGTACCTCTACGGCTGGAAGTCGCTGGCCTACCTCATCCTGTCTACGTTCCTCGGTGGCGGCATGCACCCGATGGCCGGCCACTTCATCTCGGAGCACTACGTCTTCAGCCCGGAGCAGGAGACCTACTCGTACTACGGGCCGCTGAACCTGATGACGTGGCACGTCGGGTACCACAACGAGCACCACGACTTCCCCAGGATCCCCGGCGCCAAGCTGCACAAGGTGAAGGAGATCGCGCCGGAGTACTATGACAGTCTGAAATCATACAGGTCCTGGAGCCAGGTGATATACATGTACGTCATGGACCAGACGGTAGGCCCTTTCAGCCGGATGAAGCGGAAGGCGCCCAAGAAAGATTTGTAG